The candidate division KSB1 bacterium region GCCACCGGTGCACCGGTGGTCAAACCGTGCCGCACTCCTCCCACGATTTCCACCCGGTCTTGCTCGATCTGCATGCGCGCGCCTCGGCCATGGCCGGCCTGCCGCCTTTTGAGCTGCCGGTCGATCTCCTCCCCACTTACGGGCACCTGTGCAGGCATCCCCTCCAGGATCCCCACCAGCATCTTTCCGTGCGACTCCCCCGCAGTCAGATAGCGCAGCCTACCCATGAGCTCCTAACTCCTTGCTCAATCGCGCACGCAGGCGGTGGTAGAGACCATCCTCATCCGCCGGTCGCCTTCCGGACCATAAGGCCATCGCCTCCAGCCCCTGGAAGATGAACATCTCCAGGCCCGAGATAACCTGCGCGCCTGCCTTCTCTGCCTGCCTTATCATCGCGGTCCGGAGAGGATTGTAGACCAGGTCAAATGCCACCATACCGGAATGGAAAAAGGAACCCGGCACCGGAGACTGCCCGTGGTGGGGCCACATACCCACCGGGGTGGCGTTGACTACCAAGCCGGCCGTTGCAAGGCTCCTCCGCAACGCTTCCTCATCCCAGGGGAGAACCACCAGTTCGGTAGTATGACTGGTGCTGGAAAGTTCATGCACCAGCTGCTGCCCCCGTCCGATGGAACGAGCGTGCACCCGCACCCCAGCTGCTCCCTGCTGGGCGAGTGCCCACACAGCGGCACGTGCCGCGCCCCCTGCACCTAACACCACGACATTCTTACCTTGCGCACTCACGCCGTGGAGGCGCAAAGCTCGGGTAACGCCCACCACATCAGTGTTGTATCCGACAAGTCGCCCCTGCTCGTTGACTACCACGTTCACCGCGCCCAACGCGCGCGCCTCTGGTGCAAGCTCGTCCAACAGCGGCACGATGGCTTGCTTATGCGGGATGGTCACGTTCACCCCCATCACGCCGAGGGCCCTCAGACCCGCCACCGCCGCCGGTAGGTCGGCGGCACGTACGCGAAACGCGTGGTAACACCAATTGAGGCCCAGCGCCTCGATGAGCAGCCCTTGGAGCAGGGGGGAAAGCGAGTGCTCCACAGGATCGCCCACCAGGCCCAAAGTCCTCGTGCACGCGTCAACCATGCCGCAGTGCCTCAAGAAATGCGAAGAATCCCGGAAAGGAAATGTCCACGCATTCTGCCGAGCGAATCACGGTGGGGCCCTTGGCCACAAGTGCTGCCACGGCAAAGCTCATGGCGATGCGGTGGTCGCCAAAGCTCTCCAGACTTGCACCCCGGAGCTGCTGAGGACCGGGTATGGACAGCCCATCCTCCAGCTCTTCCACCTGGGCCCCCATAGCGCGTAGATTTGCAGCTACGGCCCTGATCCTGTCGCTCTCCTTGACGCGCAGCTCTTTGGCGCCACGGATGCGTGTGAGCCCCCGGGCCTGCGTGGCCACCACCGCCAGCACGGGCAGCTCGTCGATGAGCCTTGGCACCAGCGAGCCGTCCACCTCAGCCGCCCGCAGCGGAGCCCCCTCGACCAGCACATCGGCCACCGGTTCGCCCTCCCCGCGTTCATTGTGCACGGTGATGCGAGCCCCCATTGCGCGCAGAACGTCCAGGGCACCGGTGCGTGTGGGGTTTACCCCTACCCCCAGCACCTCCACGCGCGCACCAGGGACCATTGCAGCGGCAGCGATGAAGAAAGTGGCCGCAGAAATGTCACCTGGGACAGACAGACTAGTACCGCGCAGCACTGCTGGCCCGCGCACTCCTATGCCCCCGCCATGTCCCACCAGCTCTGCGCCAAAGAGAGGCAGCAGGCGCTCGGTGTGGTCACGCGTCTGTGCCGGTTCCACCACCGTAGTTTCGCCCGAGGCGTAAAGGCCAGCCAGGAGCACTGCCGACTTAACCTGTGCGCTGGCCACGGGCATGTGGTAGTCGATGGGACTGAGCGGTCCGCCCTCAATGACGAGCGGTGCCAGGCCACCCGGCTGCGATTCGATGCGCGCCCCCATGCGGGTAAGGGGCTCGATTACTCGCGCCATCGGTCGTTGCCGCAGGGAGGAGTCCCCGGTGAGCGTGCTCCTAAACCGCTGTCCCGCCAACACCCCGGCCAACAGCCTCAGCGTGGTGCCTGAGTTGCCGGCGTCCAATGGGCGTGAGCAAGGTTGCAGCCCTCGCGGTCCCACGCCGTGAACCACCACCTCTTCGCCATCGTGCTCAATGCGCACACCGAGATCCCGCAGGCAAGTCATCGTGCTCTGCACATCGCGCCCCGGGCAGAGGTTGTAGATGCGCGTCTTGCCCTCGGCAATGGCACCCAGAATCAGCGCCCGATGAGACACGGACTTGTCCCCTTGCACCATCATCTGGCCGCGCAACGTCCCGCCGGGGATGATCTCGTAATCCATGGGTCTACTCCACCCTCCTCGTGCGAAAGCCCAGTCCGCTGATCAGCTCTTCGGCGCGAGTGCGGCACCTTTCTGACTCAAACGCCAAACGGATGCTTCCGGCCTCCCCTTCCCGGACCTTGAGCACCTCTATATCCTTGATGTTGATCTGCTCGGCGGCCAGCGCTCCTGCCATAGCCGCGATCACACCCGGCCTATCTTCCACCTGCACCACGAGGTCAAAGTGAGGCTTGAGGAACCCTTTGGTGTCGCGTGGGATTGACAACCTGCTCCTCGCAGCGCTCTCAAACTCTGCCTCCAGCTCGCCGGCCAGCAGCTTGGCCCTTATGTCCTGCAGTGCGGCAATGTATTCGTCCACAAAAGGGACGATTTGTTCGAGGTTGGTGGCGAGCACGTCTTCCCACATCCGGTAAGGGCTGGAAGCAATGCGGGTCATGTCCCGGAACCCTCCTGCAGCCAGTTTCAGGACATGCGGCATGTCTGTCTGATGACGCGCCACCATGTTCATTAGTGCCACGGCCAGCAGCTGAGGAAGATGGCTCACGGCTGCTGCCACCCGGTCGTGGAGAGCAGGACTGGCGATCAGGACCTTGGCCCCAACCTTTTCCAACAGCCTGCCTAACGAGCGCACCACGTGGGTGGGCGTCTGATTTGCCGGCGTGAGCACCCACACCGCGTTTTCGAACAGAAGCGGGTCGGCGGCGCGTAGGCCTTGCCGTTCCGACCCAGCCATTGGGTGCCCCCCGACAAAGTACTGCCCGGGGGACAGCACCTCTTCAGCCCTTTGCACAATCGCCCGCTTACTGCTCCCCACATCGGTTACAATAGTGCCTGGCCGCACTGCCGCCGCCACGCGGGGCAACAGCCGCAGAATCTCGGCGATCGGCGTGGCCAACACCACCAGCTCCGCCTCGGCCACACACTGCTCAGTCCCCTCTTTGCCAAAGGCGACATCAACCGCGCCAAGCTCCTTAGCCAGGGCGGCAATAGAGTCCTCGTCCACGCCCAGGACTCTTGCCGTGGGGATCTTGCGTTTCAAAGCCATGGCCAGCGACCCCCCGATCACACCCAATCCGATGATCCCCACCTTCAGCTTATCCTGGCTCATGGTGCCTCCGCCACCCGCCTGCCGATGGCCCAGGCGATGATGCGCAGCTCCTCCATGAGGTGCGCGAACTGCTCGGGGAGCAGAGACTGAGCGCCGTCCGCGAGCGCCTCATCGGGTCTGGGGTGCACTTCGATGAGCAACCCGTCTGCCCCTGCCGCGACCGCTGCTCGAGCCATGGGCGCCACCTTGTCGCGCAACCCGGTGCCGTGGCTCGGATCGGCGATGATGGGCAAGTGGCTGCGTTTCTTCACCACCGGTATGGCGGAGATGTCCATCGTGTTGCGGGTGTAGGTCTCGAAGGTGCGAATGCCTCGTTCGCACAGGATAACCTCCGCGTTGCCGGCCGCCATAATGTGCTCTGCCGCCATGAGCCACTCCTCGATGGTAGCGGCCATGCCTCTTTTGAGCAGCACCGGCTTACCAGCGCGACCAGTCTCCTTCAAGAGGGAAAAGTTCTGCATGTTCCGCGCGCCTATCTGCAGGATATCCACGTACGAGGCTACTAGCTCCACATCGCGCGCCTCCATCACCTCAGACACGGTGGCCAGCTCATGCGCCCGCGCCGCCTCGTGCAGGTAGCGCAACCCTTCCTTGCCCAGGCCTTGGAAACTATAGGGCGAGGTGCGCGGCTTGAACGCTCCGCCGCGCAGGATGCGCGCACCCGACTTCCTCACCAGGGCCGCCACCTCGTGAATCTGCGCCTCGCTCTCCACCGCACAGGGGCCCGCCATCACCACTACCTCGTCCGCGCCAATCTCCACATTGCGCACCCGTACCACCGTATCCAAGGGGTGAAAAGCGCGGCTGGCCAGCTTGTAGGGCTCGGTGATGCGCAGCACCTCGTGCACCCCGCGCATGACCTCCAGCTGGCGCGTGTCCACCCCACGCTTGTCGCCAATGGCACCGAGGATAGTACGGTTCACCCCGGTGGAGCGATGCACGCGAAATCCCAGGGCGACCAGCTTTTCTTCTACTGCTTGAATCTCCTCGGCCGTGGCATTGTCGTCCATGACGACGACCATCACGCACCTCCGCCGCGTTGCTCCGATGGCGGCTCTCAGGACACCGCCGGCAGGCGCTTGAGCGCCTCCTGGACCTTTTCGATCGGGTAAGCGTAGTCTTCCAACTTGCCGCTGAGATAGCCCTCGTAGGCCGCCATGTCGAAATGACCGTGACCGCTGAGGTTAAAGAGGATGGTCCGCGCCTTGCCCTCCTTCTTGCACTGCAATGCCTCGTCGATCACCACTCTGATGGCGTGGTTGCTCTCCGGTGCCGGCACGATGCCCTCGTGACGGGCAAAGGTCACACCCGCTTGGAAGGTCTCCACCTGGTTTACCGCGCGCGCCTCCACTAGCCCCAGGCGATGCAGGTGGCAGACAATAGGGGCCATCCCGTGGTAACGCAGGCCACCGGCATGCACCGGCGGCGGCACAAAATCGTGCCCTAAGGTGTACATTTTGAGCAACGGCGTCAAACCGGCCGCGTCGCCATAATCGTAGGCATAGAGGCCCTTCGTGACGGTGGGACAACTTGCCGGCTCCACGTTGATCACCCGTAGGTCCGGGCGTGTGCCGTCGATTTTGTCCTTGACAAAAGGCAGGTAGAGGCCGGCGGCGTTGGATCCTCCTCCGATGCAGCCGACGATGATATCCGGGTACAAGCCGGCGAGCTCCATCTGGCGTTTGGCCTCGAGCCCGATCACTGTCTGGTGCAGCAGCACATGGTTGAGCACGCTGCCTAAGGAGTAGTGGGTGTCGTCGCGTGTGGCCGCCTCCTCTACGGCCTCGCTGATGGCGATGCCCAAGCTGCCGGGGCTATTCGGATCGCGCGCCAGCACCGCACGCCCAGCCTTGGTTTCGGTGCTGGGACTGGGCACACAGGTGGCACCCCAGGTCTCCATGAGCACGCGGCGATAGGGCTTATGCCGGTAGCTGACTGCCACCATGTACACCTTGACCTCCACGCCGAACAGCATCCCGCCCAGCGCGAGGGCACTCCCCCACTGGCCGGCCCCCGTCTCGGTGGTGATGCGTTTGATCCCCTCCTTCGCATTGTAGTAGGCCTGCGCCACCGCGGTGTTGGGCTTGTGACTACCAGCAGGGCTCACCCCCTCGTATTTGTAGAAGATACGTGCTGGGGTATCTAAAGCCTTCTCCAGACGTCTGGCCCTGTACAAAGGCGTGGGGCGCCAAAGGGCGTAAACGTCCCGCACTTCATCGGGAATATCAATCCAACGCTCAGTGCTCACCTCCTGCATGATGAGCGCCATGGGGAAGAGGGGCGCCAGGTCATTGGGCCCCACGGGTTTGCCTGTGGCCGGGTGCAGCACCGGCGGCAGCGGCTCCGGCAAGTCCGCCTGGATGTTGTACCATTGCCGCGGTATCTCCTTCTCCTCCAGCTGGTACTTGATTCGGTCCATCACGCACTCCTTTCGGCTTTACTACCCGTCTAACCTGGGTGCGTCCCAGGGCCAGTCACTCGTCGAAAATGAACGTCGGTTCCTGATAAAACCGGATAGATTTGCTCCTGATCTTTTCCGTCAGGTGTGCCTGCAACCATTGATTGAGCTCGGCCGTACTCTTGTCCCCCGCCAATACCCCCAAGGGTAGATTGAAAAACAGGGCCCTTTTCGGAACCAACACCCGCGTGATCCCGCTGGGTACTTTCACGTTATTGGTGGTCAGTTCGACAATTTCGGTCTTGGTAAAAGTACGGAAGGAGACCAATGCGCTGAACTCCGCATAGTTCCGGCGAAGGTGGTCAAGGTTGGTGTAGCTGACGCGATCCATGTAAGCGGAACCGTGGTAAAGCCGCGTCACCGCCCCTAGTAAGTGCACGATGTGGAAGACGTCCCCATTGGCGCATAGTGGCAATGTCGTGCCGTCCGGAAATTGGAGGCGGGCTATAACTTCCTCATTGGTCCCGTCACCAACCGCGAGCCCGTCGATCTTGGCCAGCTCGCGCGCAAAGTAGCTCCTGTCCAGCCGTTCCACCGCGTGATGCCACTGGGAAACCACCAACCCCGGATCAAAAAGGTCGATCTCTTGAACCAGGACATGCCGGAACCCGAGCCTGCGAAGCGCGGTGATGCGGTTGGCGCCGTCCAGCAAAATCCGCCGCTTGGCGCCGTTCACATCTGCCACAATGGGCGGGTTCCTGAGGATGCCGTCTCTTTCTATCTTGGACACCAGGAGTTCCGCGCGCTCCTCATCCGGTTCCTCGTGAAAAAGTATGTCGTCGATGGGAAGGATGGCAAGCCGCGGGAGCTCGCCAATCTTCAGCTGGTCGTTGATGTGCACCACGCGACCTCCTCCGTTATCTCTCCTGCAGGCCGCGACATGCGGCCACAATTGCCATGAAGATCTGCCGCAGCGCCAACGGTGGGAAGGGACCTTCTGCCTGCGTCTCTATCCGCGCGAGGATTGCCGCCTCCCGCTCCGGGTCGTGCGCTGCCAGTCCAAGGCGGCGCTTCTGTGCGCCGATGGCAATGGCGCAACGAGCGCGCTCATGAAGCAACCTGACAAGCTCCCGGTCGATCGCATCAATGCGCGTGCGCATCTCAGTTATCGATTCATCCATCGATCGCCTCCGGTGGGGGAACCTCAACCCTCGCAAAGCTCGAACACTAACCACAGATAACACAGGTTTTCAAAGACATCGGGCCGTTCGCCGCGCCGGCAGTGTCGTCCCTGTGATGCGCGCGACTCTGCTCGCCGTTGGCGGAGGCGACCCTGCGTCCAGCCCGATGGAACCACTCACCCGTACCGGTCACTTACGCCGGCAAAATCGATGTTGCCCCCATGGCTGCGTACACCCGTCCCACAACCCGCCCATCCAAATACTCTCAAGCAAAGAACATCTGTGAGTATCTGGGCCCATCTGTGGTTTCGCTTTACTCCGGGCTTCTCAACGATGCGTAAGAAGCCCCAAAAACAAAAGCCCACCACTTTGTGCTGTGGTGGGCTGAACTTGTGTGCCTTCTATCTTGGGGTGCTTCAGGTCAGGGACAAATTCCTCCCACCACTGATATGATAATACCAGTACCAAAACCAGTGATGAGAGAAATGTCGCTGCACCCGTTGCATGTTCCGTACAGTCCTGCTATTTCCGTCACAAACTTAGCCAAATATACGCAATCCCGCTGAAGATGTCAAGCTTTTTTTGCGTTCGCCTGAGCATCGCTTGCGTACTTGCCCCACCCCTCTGGGGGCAACGAGGCAGACCAGGAGGTTTACTCAGCCGCTTGGCCCGCCCCTGGTGCCGGGTAATCCACCGCTTGCCAGAGTTCCGCCACCGGCCGCAGGGTGTGCACCAGGTGGAAGAAGGCCAACACCGGGTGCCGGAAAAGCATGCGAGGCCCGGCATATCGCATGACCGCACGAATCCTGGCCCTCATCTCCGGCCGATAACAGTGCACCGCGCATTTTGCGCATGTCGGCTTATCTGCGCCAAAGGGACACCGTGCAAGCCGCTGGCGAGCATACGCCAGAAGCTCGGTGCACTGGCAACACAGGCCCTGCCATGTCCAGTGCACGCCGGCGCAGTACAAGTGGATCATCGCCGCTACCGTCTTTTCTTCGCGACGCATCCGCACATCACCCATATTCGCCTCGCGCACTCGATGCCCATCATACATGAGCCGGGGAGGCGCCGATTCACACCGGCTACCTCCCCGCAGTGCCTCACAACTCGGTGCCCAGCGCCTTCCACACAGAGTCGCCACCCTTGAGCGCGGGCGCCTTAAGCTTGGTATAGGTGGTGACCAGAAAACAAGCCAGCGGAATCACTCCCAGGACGATGATCACCAGGTCGGGTATCACGCGCACCTGTCCGAGCACCATCACCGGTCCGCGCTCGAAGAACGAAGCGTCCCGCGCCACGTGCAGGCCTTCCTTGAAGCTTGTCCACACCTGCATCACCCCCACGGGAAGCAGCGTCGCCAATGACATGAGCATCAGGCCACCGTTGAGCCCCCAGAAGGAGACGCGGAGGAGGCGGTCATTCCAGTGTGCCTTGCTGACCAAGCCCCGCCATGAAAAGAGCAGCAGCGCGATGGAGAGCATACCGTACGTGCCAAAAAGTGCGGTATGTCCATGGTTCATGGTGAGATAGGTCCCATGCTCAAAGTAGTTGACAATGGGCAAATTGATCAGGAAACCAAACACCCCGGCCCCCAGAAAGTTCCAGAAGGAAGAAGCCACCAGGAAGTAGAATGGCCAGCGATAAGGGAACTCCTTCCCCTGGGCGCGTACCGCTTTGTATTCCTTGAGTGCACGCACGACCAGGCCAAACAGGGGCACCGGCTCCATCGAGGAGAAGATGGCGCCCCACCCAAGCCAGAAGGAAGGCCCGCCGTACCAGAAGTAGTGATGCGCCGTCCCGATGATGCCGCTGATGAAGACGAGGGCAGCGGTGAAGTAGGCTACACGCAGAGCTGCCTTAGCGGTCACAAGCCCCATGGCCACCAACAAGGTCGAGATCACCCCAACGCCGAAGAACTCGAAGATGCTCTCCACCCAGATGTGCACCACGAACCACCGCCAGTAGTCGGCAAGGGTCAGGTGCGTGCCTCGGCCGTACATCAACCCAAAGCCAAAAAAGCCCACTACGAGAATGGCACTGAGCAGATAGAACCAGATGAGCGCAGTGAACTCGTCCTTGTGCTTCAGCCGCAGATGGTGGGCCACCGCCCTATAAACGATGAGAAGCCAAGCGATCAACCCCACGAACAGCATCACTTGCCACAGCCGGCCCAGCTCCAGATACTCCCAACCCTGATGGCCCAACCAGAACCAGGCATTCCCCAGCAAACCTTTGATGCTGAGCACCTCGCCAAACAAACTACCGACAGCCACCACGACTACCGCGACAAAAAGAATATTGACCAGCAGGCCCTGGCGCTTCGGCTCCCGCCCTCCCAGGATAGGCGCCAGATAGATTGCAGAAGCCACCCAGGTGGTGGCAATCCAGAAGATGGCCAGCTGCAGATGCCAGCTCTTGGCCCAGCT contains the following coding sequences:
- a CDS encoding shikimate dehydrogenase, whose amino-acid sequence is MVDACTRTLGLVGDPVEHSLSPLLQGLLIEALGLNWCYHAFRVRAADLPAAVAGLRALGVMGVNVTIPHKQAIVPLLDELAPEARALGAVNVVVNEQGRLVGYNTDVVGVTRALRLHGVSAQGKNVVVLGAGGAARAAVWALAQQGAAGVRVHARSIGRGQQLVHELSSTSHTTELVVLPWDEEALRRSLATAGLVVNATPVGMWPHHGQSPVPGSFFHSGMVAFDLVYNPLRTAMIRQAEKAGAQVISGLEMFIFQGLEAMALWSGRRPADEDGLYHRLRARLSKELGAHG
- the aroA gene encoding 3-phosphoshikimate 1-carboxyvinyltransferase, encoding MDYEIIPGGTLRGQMMVQGDKSVSHRALILGAIAEGKTRIYNLCPGRDVQSTMTCLRDLGVRIEHDGEEVVVHGVGPRGLQPCSRPLDAGNSGTTLRLLAGVLAGQRFRSTLTGDSSLRQRPMARVIEPLTRMGARIESQPGGLAPLVIEGGPLSPIDYHMPVASAQVKSAVLLAGLYASGETTVVEPAQTRDHTERLLPLFGAELVGHGGGIGVRGPAVLRGTSLSVPGDISAATFFIAAAAMVPGARVEVLGVGVNPTRTGALDVLRAMGARITVHNERGEGEPVADVLVEGAPLRAAEVDGSLVPRLIDELPVLAVVATQARGLTRIRGAKELRVKESDRIRAVAANLRAMGAQVEELEDGLSIPGPQQLRGASLESFGDHRIAMSFAVAALVAKGPTVIRSAECVDISFPGFFAFLEALRHG
- a CDS encoding prephenate dehydrogenase, producing the protein MSQDKLKVGIIGLGVIGGSLAMALKRKIPTARVLGVDEDSIAALAKELGAVDVAFGKEGTEQCVAEAELVVLATPIAEILRLLPRVAAAVRPGTIVTDVGSSKRAIVQRAEEVLSPGQYFVGGHPMAGSERQGLRAADPLLFENAVWVLTPANQTPTHVVRSLGRLLEKVGAKVLIASPALHDRVAAAVSHLPQLLAVALMNMVARHQTDMPHVLKLAAGGFRDMTRIASSPYRMWEDVLATNLEQIVPFVDEYIAALQDIRAKLLAGELEAEFESAARSRLSIPRDTKGFLKPHFDLVVQVEDRPGVIAAMAGALAAEQINIKDIEVLKVREGEAGSIRLAFESERCRTRAEELISGLGFRTRRVE
- the aroF gene encoding 3-deoxy-7-phosphoheptulonate synthase, encoding MVVVMDDNATAEEIQAVEEKLVALGFRVHRSTGVNRTILGAIGDKRGVDTRQLEVMRGVHEVLRITEPYKLASRAFHPLDTVVRVRNVEIGADEVVVMAGPCAVESEAQIHEVAALVRKSGARILRGGAFKPRTSPYSFQGLGKEGLRYLHEAARAHELATVSEVMEARDVELVASYVDILQIGARNMQNFSLLKETGRAGKPVLLKRGMAATIEEWLMAAEHIMAAGNAEVILCERGIRTFETYTRNTMDISAIPVVKKRSHLPIIADPSHGTGLRDKVAPMARAAVAAGADGLLIEVHPRPDEALADGAQSLLPEQFAHLMEELRIIAWAIGRRVAEAP
- a CDS encoding TrpB-like pyridoxal phosphate-dependent enzyme; its protein translation is MDRIKYQLEEKEIPRQWYNIQADLPEPLPPVLHPATGKPVGPNDLAPLFPMALIMQEVSTERWIDIPDEVRDVYALWRPTPLYRARRLEKALDTPARIFYKYEGVSPAGSHKPNTAVAQAYYNAKEGIKRITTETGAGQWGSALALGGMLFGVEVKVYMVAVSYRHKPYRRVLMETWGATCVPSPSTETKAGRAVLARDPNSPGSLGIAISEAVEEAATRDDTHYSLGSVLNHVLLHQTVIGLEAKRQMELAGLYPDIIVGCIGGGSNAAGLYLPFVKDKIDGTRPDLRVINVEPASCPTVTKGLYAYDYGDAAGLTPLLKMYTLGHDFVPPPVHAGGLRYHGMAPIVCHLHRLGLVEARAVNQVETFQAGVTFARHEGIVPAPESNHAIRVVIDEALQCKKEGKARTILFNLSGHGHFDMAAYEGYLSGKLEDYAYPIEKVQEALKRLPAVS
- a CDS encoding chorismate mutase; this encodes MDESITEMRTRIDAIDRELVRLLHERARCAIAIGAQKRRLGLAAHDPEREAAILARIETQAEGPFPPLALRQIFMAIVAACRGLQER
- a CDS encoding nitrous oxide-stimulated promoter family protein; this encodes MGDVRMRREEKTVAAMIHLYCAGVHWTWQGLCCQCTELLAYARQRLARCPFGADKPTCAKCAVHCYRPEMRARIRAVMRYAGPRMLFRHPVLAFFHLVHTLRPVAELWQAVDYPAPGAGQAAE
- a CDS encoding cbb3-type cytochrome c oxidase subunit I, translating into MSMTKLKWAAIAAFVVAMVILLGGGLVARRQLAPYPGLVTDHGGNVVFTREDILQGQEVYQRHGLMDHGSVWGHGSQRGPEFSAVTLHLIGETLREEIASREFGRRYADLGGADRELVDLKTKWEVKENRYDPRADRLVLTVAQTKALARVQEYWDQTLGQGDARYGFLPQTVKDAAERLQIARFFFWTAWVASVQRPGEDYSYTNNWPPDRSVGNVPTTSVYLWTLGGIFAMFVVLGLFIYWVHHYELWYGEARGVPLAEKLIDMPITQSQFMAAKFFVVVILLFLLQTSYGGLLAHYTVHPGSFWVSWIAKLMPYSWAKSWHLQLAIFWIATTWVASAIYLAPILGGREPKRQGLLVNILFVAVVVVAVGSLFGEVLSIKGLLGNAWFWLGHQGWEYLELGRLWQVMLFVGLIAWLLIVYRAVAHHLRLKHKDEFTALIWFYLLSAILVVGFFGFGLMYGRGTHLTLADYWRWFVVHIWVESIFEFFGVGVISTLLVAMGLVTAKAALRVAYFTAALVFISGIIGTAHHYFWYGGPSFWLGWGAIFSSMEPVPLFGLVVRALKEYKAVRAQGKEFPYRWPFYFLVASSFWNFLGAGVFGFLINLPIVNYFEHGTYLTMNHGHTALFGTYGMLSIALLLFSWRGLVSKAHWNDRLLRVSFWGLNGGLMLMSLATLLPVGVMQVWTSFKEGLHVARDASFFERGPVMVLGQVRVIPDLVIIVLGVIPLACFLVTTYTKLKAPALKGGDSVWKALGTEL